A DNA window from Myripristis murdjan chromosome 19, fMyrMur1.1, whole genome shotgun sequence contains the following coding sequences:
- the LOC115378189 gene encoding alpha-tectorin-like: MLGWQQAPATVAAGGDELGTLKPQQLLQNQSQVPVLSQGQSWYQVGPPMERMGINILGLFPTTDWGTAMSLCLWTTSPSGWAYIVPDQSMTINIECLVKEMICPFSAPEELYSNQRSNFKATLLSEVCQWLGIKKTQTTTAPLRQFNHTLATACNPHQIPAAGLGPASLSSGLVTSQTTGSFYPRSGTANGRIDDGSSSLIALRRPFVYFGRQYNQIYVNNNGHLTFDAAWGRFVPYRFPGNASRDLIAPFWTDLDNRQNGQVLYNQYTTGSVLQRATQDINTYFPDLNFVANWVFVATWYEVAYYSTSGTRTTFQAVLISGGQYSFVLMNYGTIAQTSRSVQAGYDTISSRHYFSIPGSFSSTATGSNSVFRQGSNVNVPGRWAFRTDSGTRGCNVSGSTIPLGRSFWSDSTCTRLCTCTSQGVQCQSQTCSFSQICRPSDVQFSCQTIQRRTCTIAGDPHYYTFDGTVFHFQGTCTYVLSEQCGHGLPYYRVEGKNEHRGSTRVSWTRLVKVYVYDEKIELAKGHRAEALVNGTFASTPFSLRNGSIQVYQSGFSVVVSTDFGLVVSYDANHYVRISVPYSYQNATCGLCGNFNNHGGDDFRTRQGQVVSSDVTFANSWQAPGDSEPGCEARCGGRGCISCTAAQTALYGNSAHCGILQNRSGPFAACHQQLPPENFVDSCVYDLCVGGGYQPILCQALNVYASQCQQNGIQLPSWRRQGFCEIPCPANSHFESEGTGCPSTCVNTYASHNCPIPAQESCICNSGYVLSAEVCVPLSQCGCTFEGRYYRSGQTAILDEDCGRRCTCRSGSMTCHSHGCEPLESCSVEDGERGCRPTSYATCWIRGPGSYNTFDGQRYQYPGACRLTLTRVMGLSHHPHFMVTAEKVPRGQQGFARLLKFEAEGTQVSIEIGGSSRVHVDGQLIRLPFSSASNRIRVYHNNIHSIILHTSFGVTVQTVWPHFVRITAPGIYNGSLGGLCGNYNGHQHDDFRTPNGILVNSSQSFGDSWRDGSLAAHCVERGDRVAEGNTTNYNSSQYCGIIASSSGPFTACWNMVNPQEHVEECMAIMRGSRDPSAVLCEVLRDYALMCQQAGIALGDWRNATGCEQTCPPNSHYEECGTSCPSTCPSLSFPFSCVTVCQEGCQCDDGFVLNGNQCVRPTACGCHHEGRYRQGGEQFWVGEECQSFCTCNGITGAVHCTPHTCTAQESCRVVEGDFGCHPSPRGTCSASGDPHYLTFDGKAYDFQGTCRYVLVTLCNNTDRLHHFQVEAKNEPWRGLPVSITAEVFVDVWGYRVHMSSERRGVVQVDGITSSLPILLNGSRVSIYASGHRTFVSADFGVSVSYDGWSTVSISVPSNYSGKTCGLCGNFNGDRNDEFLTPSGVMVTTPSQFGSAWKVADNHTCSDGCGSSCPRCANESPARAQCEVIRAAEGPFSFCHEEVDPEPYFSDCVFDVCISGNRGQDLLCRAIEAYVSACQSANVRIYPWRQSTTCRLDCPANSHYELCGTDCGHTCASSIDASCERECSEGCFCDEGFLRSGGRCVPVESCGCQYDGFYYNAGDFFWTQGCSQRCECYAPNDLRCSAASCTSTQECTIRNGQLGCFDAWSTCTVWGDPHYITFDGAVAHFQGTCSYIITESVRGSTNSTHFRVVATNNHRGNNRVSFVSTVDIYLSNQSEIVHVRIEPSKRVKVNGGAVSLPTPAGTLAQVMRQGSYVVVNTDNIIVQFDGQSTLLVRLGQSHRDTVTGMCGNFNGDAADDKVLPNGTMARNDNDFGDGWKSSTSQPGCGSTDDRSGGGVDDCPFTEEYSNLCSIITNTTGPFSTCHMHSDPQPFFTACVYDLCLYTPANGMLCSAVSAYERACSILGLDIPSWRSDLLCAESDPCDQLDCTDYEWCGEKDGVYGCFCDERHHRPNNESYDSSTSCVSSSGNMSLSRCQLFEAGFHPDALHLRDHSCNGTVQDGRLKFHFDNDEQLCGTVLRSNGTHFIYENTVQGDVDPHEGLISRQRNIHLRFSCEYPLSQSLSMNVGINPVESIVNRKLPVGQGRYQMRMIPYLDAGFRFPFTTSSNIEMEVDQRLYVELRTDGIDSRQISTVLDSCWATPVNVASYPVRWDLLASECPNEADGTVELLQNGMSTVSRFSFRMFTFTNFSTLYLHCQVHLCLLRHNNCTARCYPGHHTRVSRDVSFHDTAAISVGPLTMTHSDQNLLLHLNRRNAESSDAPIQFASLVTLLVSVLTATALT, encoded by the exons ATGCTGG GGTGGCAACAGGCTCCAGCAACAGTGGCAGCAGGCGGCGATGAGTTAGGAACTCTCAAACCCCAGCAGCTGCTCCAGAACCAGAGCCAGGTCCCTGTGCTCTCCCAAGGCCAGTCCTGG TACCAGGTGGGGCCCCCCATGGAGCGTATGGGTATCAACATCCTGGGCCTGTTCCCAACCACTGACTGGGGGACTGCGATGTCCTTGTGCCTATGGACTACTTCACCAAGTGGCTGGGCGTACATAGTTCCTGACCAGAGTATGACCATAAATATTGAGTGTTTGGTCAAAGAGATGATCTGCCCCTTCAGTGCACCCGAGGAGCTGTACAGCAACCAGAGGAGCAATTTTAAGGCTACATTGTTGAGCGAGGTCTGCCAGTGGTTGGGCATCAAGAAGACCCAAACAACCACTGCACCGCTGAGGCAGTTTAACCACACCCTGGCTACCGCTTGCAATCCTCACCAGATTCCAGCAGCAGGACTGGGACCTGCATCTCTGTCTTCTG GTTTGGTGACCTCCCAGACCACAG GATCCTTTTACCCAAGGTCTGGAACAGCGAATGGTCGAATAGATGATGGAAGCTCTTCTCTTATTGCCCTGCGGCGACCGTTTGTCTATTTTGGACGGCAGTACAATcagatatat GTCAACAACAATGGACACTTGACCTTTGACGCTGCATGGGGCAGATTTGTTCCCTACCGGTTCCCAGGAAATGCATCCAGAGATCTCATAGCTCCATTCTGGACGGATCTGGACAACAGGCAGAATGGTCAAGTCTTATATAATCAGTACACCACTGGCAGTGTCCTCCAGCGGGCTACACAAGACATCAATACCTACTTCCCAGACCTTAATTTTGTTGCCAACTGGGTCTTTGTTGCCACGTGGTACGAGGTCGCCTATTATTCAACATCAGGAACA CGGACAACCTTCCAGGCAGTGTTGATCTCCGGTGGACAGTACTCATTTGTGCTGATGAACTACGGGACAATAGCCCAAACATCTCGCAGTGTACAG GCTGGCTATGACACAATCAGCTCCCGCCACTACTTCTCCATCCCTGGGTCATTCTCCAGCACAGCCACAGGCAGTAACTCAGTTTTCAGACAGGGCAGCAATGTCAATGTACCTGGTCGCTGGGCCTTTCGGACAGACAGTGGAACAAGAGGCTGTAATGTTTCTG GCTCCACCATACCACTGGGTCGTTCATTCTGGAGCGACAGCACCTGCACACGGTTGTGCACCTGCACCTCTCAAGGTGTGCAATGTCAGAGCCAAACTTGTTCCTTTTCCCAAATCTGCCGGCCAAGTGATGTTCAGTTCTCCTGCCAGACAATACAGAGGCGTACCTGCACCATTGCTGGCGATCCACACTACTATACCTTCGATGGAACTGTGTTTCATTTCCAGGGCACTTGCACTTATGTCCTCTCTGAGCAGTGTGGTCATGGGCTGCCCTACTATCGTGTGGAGGGCAAGAACGAGCACCGAGGCAGCACCCGCGTGTCTTGGACACGCCTGGTCAAAGTGTATGTCTATGATGAAAAAATCGAGCTTGCCAAAGGACATCGTGCGGAGGCACTG GTAAATGGAACCTTTGCTAGCACTCCATTCTCCCTCAGGAACGGCAGCATCCAGGTCTATCAGTCAGgtttctctgttgttgtcaGCACTGACTTTGGCTTGGTGGTATCTTATGATGCCAACCACTACGTCAGGATCAGTGTGCCCTACAGTTACCAAAATGCCACATGTGGCCTGTGTGGAAATTTCAACAATCATGGTGGGGATGACTTTCGAACACGCCAAGGCCAGGTTGTCAGCTCTGATGTTACTTTTGCCAATAGCTGGCAAGCACCAGGGGACAGTGAGCCAGGTTGTGAAGCCCGATGTGGGGGACGGGGCTGTATTTCCTGCACGGCAGCCCAGACAGCTCTATATGGCAATTCTGCCCATTGTGGTATCCTCCAGAACCGCTCTGGACCTTTTGCTGCCTGCCACCAACAACTTCCTCCAGAGAACTTTGTGGACAGTTGTGTGTATGATCTATGTGTAGGAGGAGGGTACCAACCTATTCTGTGCCAGGCCCTAAATGTGTATGCCAGCCAGTGTCAACAGAATGGCATACAGCTGCCAAGCTGGAGACGACAAGGCTTCTGTG AAATCCCCTGCCCAGCCAACAGCCACTTTGAGTCAGAAGGAACAGGATGTCCCTCTACCTGTGTGAACACCTATGCTTCCCATAACTGCCCTATTCCTGCTCAAGAGAGCTGCATCTGCAACTCTGGATATGTCCTGAGTGCTGAGGTCTGCGTGCCTCTTTCCCAGTGTGGCTGCACTTTTGAAGGCCGCTACTATCGCTCTGGACAAACAGCGATACTAGATGAGGACTGTGGGAGGCGCTGTACCTGCAGATCTGGCTCCATGACCTGCCACTCCCATGGTTGTGAACCGCTGGAGTCTTGCAGTGTGGAGGACGGAGAAAGAGGGTGCAGACCTACCAGCTATGCAACATGCTGGATAAGGGGCCCAGGGTCTTATAATACGTTTGATGGACAGAGATACCAGTACCCCGGGGCATGTCGACTGACTCTAACTAGAGTAATGGGATTGTCCCATCACCCTCATTTCATGGTGACAGCAGAAAAGGTGCCCAGAGGCCAGCAGGGTTTTGCACGTTTGCTGAAGTTTGAGGCAGAGGGGACACAAGTGTCAATTGAGATAGGAGGTAGTAGCAGAGTACAT gttGATGGTCAGCTCATCAGACTACCCTTCAGCTCAGCATCCAACCGAATTCGTGTCTACCATAACAACATTCACAGTATCATCCTTCACACGTCCTTTGGTGTGACTGTGCAAACAGTCTGGCCTCACTTTGTGCGTATCACTGCACCAGGCATCTACAATGGTTCCCTTGGCGGACTCTGTGGAAACTACAATGGTCACCAACACGATGATTTCCGTACACCAAATGGTATCCTGGTCAACAGTTCTCAGAGCTTCGGAGACAGCTGGCGAGATGGCTCCCTCGCAGCACACTGcgtggagagaggagacagggtgGCTGAGGGGAACACAACAAATTATAATTCTAGTCAGTACTGTGGCATCATCGCATCGTCGAGTGGGCCATTTACCGCATGTTGGAACATGGTGAACCCACAGGAGCATGTAGAGGAGTGTATGGCAATCATGAGGGGCTCTAGAGACCCATCAGCTGTGCTCTGTGAGGTCCTGAGAGATTATGCACTCATGTGCCAACAGGCTGGCATTGCCTTAGGAGACTGGAGAAATGCAACTGGATGTG aACAAACCTGCCCTCCAAACAGCCACTACGAAGAATGTGGAACCTCATGCCCTTCCACTTGCCCCAGCCTGTCATTCCCCTTctcctgtgtcactgtgtgcCAAGAGGGGTGCCAGTGTGATGATGGATTTGTCCTCAATGGTAATCAGTGTGTGCGACCCACTGCTTGTGGTTGCCACCATGAAGGGCGCTATCGGCAAGGTGGTGAGCAATTCTGGGTTGGTGAGGAGTGTCAGAGCTTCTGCACCTGTAATGGCATCACAGGGGCAGTCCACTGTACCCCCCACACCTGCACTGCCCAGGAGTCCTGCCGTGTGGTGGAGGGTGACTTTGGCTGCCATCCCAGCCCCCGTGGCACCTGTTCTGCCTCCGGGGACCCCCACTACCTCACCTTTGATGGCAAGGCCTATGACTTCCAGGGAACCTGCCGCTACGTTCTGGTGACCCTGTGCAATAACACTGACAGGCTGCATCATTTTCAAGTGGAGGCCAAGAATGAGCCGTGGAGAGGGTTACCAGTTTCAATCACAGCCGAagtgtttgttgatgtgtggGGCTACCGAGTACATATGTCAAGTGAGAGGCGCGGTGTGGTACAA GTGGACGGCATAACCAGTAGTTTACCTATTCTTCTGAATGGCAGTCGTGTTTCCATCTATGCAAGTGGACACCGAACATTTGTCAGTGCTGATTTTGGTGTGAGTGTCAGTTACGATGGATGGAGTACGGTGTCTATTTCCGTGCCTTCAAATTACAG TGGAAAAACATGTGGGCTTTGCGGGAACTTCAATGGAGACAGAAATGACGAGTTCCTCACTCCCTCTGGAGTAATGGTCACCACTCCCTCTCAGTTTGGCTCGGCTTGGAAAGTGGCAGACAACCACACATGCAGTGATGGCTGTGGCTCATCCTGCCCACGTTGTGCCAATGAGTCTCCTGCTAGGGCCCAGTGTGAGGTGATTCGGGCAGCTGAGGGCCCCTTCAGCTTCTGCCATGAAGAGGTGGACCCAGAGCCATATTtcagtgactgtgtgtttgatgtgtgtatCTCAGGAAACAGAGGTCAAGATCTTCTGTGCAGGGCCATTGAGGCATATGTCAGTGCCTGTCAGTCTGCTAACGTTCGAATCTACCCTTGGAGGCAGAGCACCACCTGCA GGCTTGACTGTCCAGCCAACAGCCATTATGAGCTGTGTGGTACAGACTGTGGGCACACCTGTGCCAGCAGCATCGATGCCAGCTGTGAGAGAGAATGTTCTGAGGGATGTTTCTGTGATGAGGGCTTCCTGAGGAGTGGAGGAAGGTGTGTCCCTGTGGAAAGCTGTGGCTGCCAATACGATGGGTTCTACTACAAT GCTGGTGACTTTTTCTGGACACAAGGCTGTTCCCAGCGATGTGAATGCTACGCCCCCAATGACCTGCGATGTTCTGCAGCATCTTGTACCTCCACACAGGAGTGCACAATCAGAAATGGCCAACTGGGCTGCTTCGATGCATGGTCCACCTGTACCGTGTGGGGCGACCCGCACTACATCACTTTTGATGGCGCAGTGGCTCATTTCCAGGGCACATGCTCTTACATCATCACTGAGAGTGTGAGGGGCAGCACCAACAGCACCCATTTCCGAGTAGTAGCCACTAATAATCACCGGGGCAACAACCGTGTGTCATTTGTGTCGACTGTGGACATATACCTCTCAAATCAATCAGAGATTGTCCATGTCAGGATTGAACCCAGCAAAAGAGTGAAG GTAAATGGTGGTGCAGTTTCACTTCCCACCCCTGCAGGAACTCTAGCTCAGGTGATGAGGCAGGGAAGCTACGTGGTGGTAAACACCGATAACATCATAGTTCAGTTTGATGGCCAAAGTACTTTGCTGGTCAGACTGGGCCAGAGCCATCGTGACACAGTGACTGGCATGTGTGGAAACTTCAATGGTGACGCTGCAGATGACAAAGTCTTGCCCAATGGCACAATGGCAAGGAATGACAATGACTTTGGGGATGGTTGGAAGTCATCCACCAGCCAGCCAGG ATGTGGATCCACAGATGATCGTAGTGGTGGTGGAGTGGACGACTGCCCCTTCACGGAGGAGTACTCTAATCTCTGCAGTATCATCACCAACACTACTGGGCCATTCAGCACCTGCCACATGCACTCGGACCCCCAACCATTTTTTACTGCCTGTGTCTACGATCTCTGCCTCTACACCCCAGCCAATGGcatgctgtgttctgctgtgtcaGCCTATGAGAGAGCCTGCTCCATTTTGGGGTTGGATATTCCCTCATGGCGTTCTGATTTGCTGTGTG cGGAGTCAGACCCCTGTGATCAGCTGGACTGCACAGACTATGAGTGGTGTGGGGAGAAGGATGGAGTTTACGGCTGCTTCTGCGATGAGAGACACCATCGGCCCAACAATGAGAGTTATG ATTCATCTACCTCCTGTGTTAGTAGTTCAGGCAACATGTCTCTGTCCCGGTGCCAGCTGTTTGAAGCCGGCTTTCATCCCGATGCCCTCCACCTCAGGGACCATTCCTGCAACGGGACTGTCCAGGACGGACGACTCAAATTCCACTTTGATAATGATGAGCAGCTGTGTGGGACAGTTCTCAGG AGTAATGGAACCCACTTCATTTACGAGAACACCGTCCAGGGTGATGTGGACCCCCATGAGGGGCTGATTAGCCGCCAGAGGAACATCCACTTGCGCTTCTCCTGCGAGTATCCCCTGAGCCAGTCACTGTCTATGAATGTGGGCATCAACCCTGTAGAGAG cattgTGAACAGGAAGCTTCCAGTTGGGCAAGGTCGCTATCAAATGAGAATGATCCCCTATCTGGATGCTGGTTTCCGCTTCCCCTTCACCACTTCCAGCAACATAGAAATGGAAGTGGACCAAAGGTTGTATGTGGAGCTGCGGACAGATGGAATTGACAGTCGGCAGATTTCCACTGTTCTGGACTCCTGTTGGGCCACACCCGTCAATGTAGCCAGCTACCCTGTCCGATGGGATCTCCTCGCCTCAGA GTGTCCCAACGAAGCAGACGGtacagtggagctgctgcagaatgGCATGTCCACTGTGTCCCGTTTCTCCTTCAGGATGTTCACCTTCACCAACTTTTCCACGCTCTACCTGCACTGCCAGGTCCACCTGTGTCTTCTGAGACACAACAACTGCACCGCT CGCTGCTACCCAGGACATCACACGAGGGTTTCTCGGGATGTGTCCTTCCATGACACTGCAGCCATCTCTGTGGGACCTCTGACCATGACGCACAGTGACCAAA acCTTCTGCTTCATTTGAACAGAAGAAACGCAGAATCAAGTGATGCTCCGATCCAGTTTGCCTCCCTGGTGACTCTGCTCGTCAGTGTACTGACTGCCACAGCTCTGACTTAG